CGGAGTTCCTTCTTAACGGTGAGAAAAGAGTTAGCAAGACTGCTGGTCTTCCGGAGGATACGGTGGTCAGGAGTCTTAAAGTTTTTGAATACCCTGTCCAGGTAGAGTCTCAGTACGTGGCGGAGGAGGCAGCACTGATCTGTAGGCTACAAAGAAGACCAGTATGTTGGTGGAGGCAGAGCATCCAGGAATGAGACCCAGTGATGCAGATGCCTCTAATTCATATTTCCTCCCAAAACTTTATGGACCAAGCACATACCTTTGTGTCTTGCAAAGACTCAGTCTTCCTCAAGATTCTGGTATCAATGATTTCATCTTTGgcttgctaaatgaaagaaagcaagacAAGAAAGGACGGGTCAGTGACGACTGCCAGGTCTTAGACATCAAGACCTCTCATCTTCTCCCTGCCACACAGCTCAGCAGACAGCGTCCCTTTCCAAAACACTCTTGAATTATGAACTACAGCTGTTTTTTGGGAACACATCCTCCTGGTAAGGAGTTCCCCAGCCTATCTCTTTTTGTGATCACACTGTTGGGCTGCCAGAGGACAGAGAAAGTtaagtagagaaaaagagagacagccaCTGGAACAGGAAAGGGTTGCCACCCTCACTTACCACACTGTCTCGTATCTCAGAAAATCCATTTCGCATTTCCTGAAGGTTTGTGGTGATCACACAGCTTCCCAAATGGAGTGTCTTTAGCCCAGCAGAAGGTGTCCAGAAGAGATAAAATgcagcagagagaaggcagatggGAAGACCAGAAGCTTTCATCTTGTGCCAGAATCTGAAGACCGAATGAGCTAGGAattcaaaggaaagagaatgacttactaattttcccaacatcatgtCTTAAGAAGCCAATTCAGTCACCAGGGACATGCCCTCTCAAGGTGTCCCCTGGTGAAAGTCAATAGCTTTGTCTGGCTTTGGACAGTCTGGCCCTTTCCTCTGACTTACTAAGAAAAGCAGCTGAGCCTCCTGGAAGAAAAGACTCTGGGTCTTTGTTCAAGGTCTCAGTGTGAGTTGGTGTTTCAGGTCCTGGCTCCTTTATTCTGCCCCCATCCCAGCCCCATCGTCATTGCCCAGCACGTAAGTCCTGGAACAGG
The window above is part of the Mustela nigripes isolate SB6536 chromosome 10, MUSNIG.SB6536, whole genome shotgun sequence genome. Proteins encoded here:
- the IL20 gene encoding interleukin-20 isoform X1, with the protein product MKASGLPICLLSAAFYLFWTPSAGLKTLHLGSCVITTNLQEMRNGFSEIRDSVQAKDEIIDTRILRKTESLQDTKPTDQCCLLRHVLRLYLDRVFKNFKTPDHRILRKTSSLANSFLTVKKELRLCHAHMTCPCGEEATEKYSQILSHFEELTPQAAAVKALGELDILLQWMEEMK
- the IL20 gene encoding interleukin-20 isoform X2 — encoded protein: MKASGLPICLLSAAFYLFWTPSAGLKTLHLGSCVITTNLQEMRNGFSEIRDSVQAKDEIIDTRILRKTESLQDTKPTDQCCLLRHVLRLYLDRVFKNFKTPDHRILRKTSSLANSFLTVKKELRLCLTPQAAAVKALGELDILLQWMEEMK